TGAAATTTGGCAAGATTGCTTCAAAGATAGATATCAAATCAACATATATGTTGATGGTCATTTTCTACTGTTTAACCATCTAAAGAAAATATTTAATGCTTGTTATTGCATTAATGATACAACGCCCGCAGACGTGATTGTTGAATATCAAAACCAGTTTTATCAAAAAATCGATACTCTTGTTTCTATAGGGCAATCATTTGATGAAGCCCTTATCCATATTGCCAGTACGATTGGTATTGATTTAAATCCTGCGCTAAAACTGGCGAGGCTTAAAATCGAGGCATTAAGAAAAATTGTTAACATTATTGATATAAGATCATTTGATGACATCTTCTATGACGAGCGTCTTAGACGTATGTACTTTAATGAGTTAACGCTTAGACACAACGCAGCGTGTGCTTCGGATATATTGAGATTAAGTCTGCTGTACAGAGATGGTGGAATGTATGTTGATGTTGATACTTTACCATCTCATCAGTTGGTGTATAGAGGGCTCACTCTACGTCATGGGGCGGGAAACGAAAACATCGTCGATGTTTTGAAATCTGAATACCTATTACGAGAGATTCGAAAGCTCAAGCAACGCTCCGCGAAACGAAATGTGTGCGTCGCTAAAATTGAAGAACAAGTAGGGAACGACGAATTTATTGACGCTCTAAAAAATCAAGCTGTAAAGCGGGTCGAAGCGCTGTTTTCTCAGCCCCCTGTGTGCGTGCATCGCGACATCATGAAAATTGCGACGATCAATCGATACTATGAGGTGAATAATAATGTTCTGATCGCGCACAAGGGCAGCCGAACCACCCGTATAGTGTTGCGTGAAATGAGCCGTCGATATAAATACCTTGAGAGTAACAATCTGCTCTTTTCCACCGAATCGACAAAGAAGAACGTTGATGGGTATCTTGCTCGATTAGACAGATATCGGTTTGACTCAATCACTC
Above is a window of Vibrio tubiashii DNA encoding:
- a CDS encoding TcdA/TcdB catalytic glycosyltransferase domain-containing protein — its product is MNIYNNISFNKIVNSIDDYADVDNESKIIEIIDSINEKQTIIKSEITEVERIFFIWIGTLNSRALEYIEIWQDCFKDRYQINIYVDGHFLLFNHLKKIFNACYCINDTTPADVIVEYQNQFYQKIDTLVSIGQSFDEALIHIASTIGIDLNPALKLARLKIEALRKIVNIIDIRSFDDIFYDERLRRMYFNELTLRHNAACASDILRLSLLYRDGGMYVDVDTLPSHQLVYRGLTLRHGAGNENIVDVLKSEYLLREIRKLKQRSAKRNVCVAKIEEQVGNDEFIDALKNQAVKRVEALFSQPPVCVHRDIMKIATINRYYEVNNNVLIAHKGSRTTRIVLREMSRRYKYLESNNLLFSTESTKKNVDGYLARLDRYRFDSITHGQGTDVTLILTGPCLIHEVLIGLLYEVCHLPKSISPFSVSYLFRIERSFLGFHHQVNYTPEHMRSSWM